A stretch of the Erinaceus europaeus chromosome 23, mEriEur2.1, whole genome shotgun sequence genome encodes the following:
- the LOC103116139 gene encoding olfactory receptor 7A17-like translates to MEPENDTLISDFLLLGLIEDPELQPLIFGIFLSMYMLTVLGNLLLILAVSSDSHLHTPMYFFLSNLSLVDICLTSTTIPNMLHDIWTQNKAITYSGCIIQMYFFTLFVGLDNFLLTVMAYDRYVAICHPLHYMVTMNPQLCGLLVLGSWLISVLNSLLESLLVWQLSFCTDLKIPHFFCELKQVVHLACSDTFAIDLVMVCSAGLLAGGPLSGILYSYSKIISSINRISSAQGKYKAFSTCASHLSVVSLFYSTALGVYLGSSGTQSSHSSTVASVMYTMVTPMLNPFIYSLRNKDIKRALRRLFVKTHKDQ, encoded by the coding sequence ATGGAACCAGAGAATGATACACTTATTTCAGATTTTCTTCTCCTGGGCTTGATAGAGGACCCAGAGCTTCAGCCTTTGATATTTGGTATCTTCCTCTCCATGTACATGCTCACTGTGTTGGGAAACCTTCTCCTCATCCTGGCTGTCAGCTCAGACTCTCACCTCCatacccccatgtacttcttcctctccAACCTGTCCTTGGTGGACATCTGCCTCACCTCCACCACCATCCCCAATATGCTGCACGACATCTGGACACAGAACAAAGCCATCACCTACTCGGGCTGCATCATCCAGATGTACTTTTTCACACTCTTTGTAGGACTGGATAACTTCCTGCTGACTgtgatggcctatgaccgctatgtggccatctgtcacCCACTACACTACATGGTCACCATGAATCCCCAGCTCTGTGGACTGCTGGTTCTTGGGTCCTGGCTCATAAGTGTCCTGAATTCTCTGTTGGAAAGCTTACTGGTGTGGCAACTGTCTTTTTGTACAGACCTGAAaatcccccattttttttgtgAACTCAAGCAGGTGGTCCATCTTGCCTGTTCTGATACTTTTGCCATTGACTTGGTGATGGTTTGCTCGGCAGGGCTGCTGGCTGGTGGTCCTCTGTCTGGGATCCTCTACTCTTATTCCAAGATTATATCCTCCATCAATAGAATCTCTTCAGCTCAGGGGAAGTATAAAGCCTTTTCCACCTGTGCCTCTCACCTCTCTGTGGTCTCATTATTTTATTCCACAGCCCTAGGAGTTTATCTGGGTTCTTCTGGTACCCAGAGCTCACACTCAAGTACAGTAGCCTCAGTGATGTACACTATGGTCACTCCCATGCTGAATCCCTTCATCTACAGCCTCAGGAATAAAGACATCAAGAGGGCTCTGAGAAGACTCTTTGTAAAAACACATAAAGACCAATAG
- the LOC132535620 gene encoding olfactory receptor 7A17-like, giving the protein MEPKNSTGIKYFLLLGLSEDPELQPLLFGLFLSMYLITVWGNLLLILAVSSDSHLHTPMYFFLSNLSLVDICLTSTTVPKMLHNIWTQSKAITYAGCISQMYFFVLFTTLDDCLLTVMAYDRYVAICHPLHYTVIMNPQLCGLLVLACWVISVANALLESCMTLSLSFCTHLEIHYFFCELKQVVQLACSDMSLNNVVMTFVAGLLGAGPLVGIIYSYSKIVSSILRLSSAQGKSKAFSTCASHLSVVALFYCLILGAYVDSGLSYSSHSTATAALMYTVVTPMLNPFIYSLRNKDIQGALRRLFRTKLLKGLLFLN; this is encoded by the coding sequence ATGGAACCAAAGAACTCCACTGGCATCAAATATTTTCTTCTGCTGGGTTTGTCAGAAGACCCTGAGCTACAGCCCCTCCTCTTTGGGCTCTTCCTGTCCATGTACCTGATCACTGTGTGGGGAAACCTTCTCCTCATCCTGGCCGTCAGCTCGGACTCCCAcctccacacccccatgtacttcttcctctccAACCTGTCCTTGGTGGACATCTGCCTCACCTCCACCACTGTCCCCAAGATGCTGCACAACATCTGGACACAGAGCAAAGCCATCACCTACGCAGGCTGCATCTCACAGATGTACTTTTTCGTGCTCTTCACAACTTTAGATGACTGTCTCCTGACTGTGATGGCCTATGACCGTTATGTGGCCATCTGTCACCCTTTACACTACACGGTCATCATGAACCCCCAGCTCTGTGGACTCCTGGTGCTGGCGTGTTGGGTCATAAGCGTTGCAAACGCCCTGCTGGAAAGCTGTATGACATTATCCCTCTCCTTCTGTACACACTTAGAGATCCACTACTTTTTCTGTGAACTCAAACAAGTGGTTCAACTTGCCTGCTCTGACATGTCTCTTAATAATGTGGTGATGACTTTTGTTGCAGGACTCCTAGGTGCAGGACCTCTAGTGGGGATCATTTATTCGTATTCAAAAATAGTATCTTCCATATTAAGGCTGTCCTCAGCTCAGGGCAAGTCTAAAGCCTTCTCCACCTGTGCGTCTCACCTCTCTGTGGTCGCCTTGTTTTATTGCTTGATCCTGGGAGCCTATGTGGACTCTGGTCTTTCCTACAGCTCACACTCAACTGCGACAGCTGCGCTGATGTACACGGTGGTCACCCCCATGCTGAACCCCTTCATCTACAGCCTCAGAAACAAAGACATCCAGGGGGCTCTGAGAAGACTCTTCAGAACCAAACTATTAAAAGGCCTGCTGTTTCTGAATTGA
- the LOC132535621 gene encoding olfactory receptor 7A17-like has product MEPKNSTGIKYFLLLGLSEDPELQPLLFGLFLSMYLITVWGNLLLILAVSSDSHLHTPMYFFLSNLSLVDICLTSTTIPKMLHNIWTQSKAITYAGCISQMYFFVLFATLDDCLLTVMAYDRYVAICHPLHYTVIMNPQLCGLLVLACWVISVANALLESCMTLSLSFCTHLEIHYFFCELKQVVQLACSDTSLNNVVITVAAGLLGAGPLVGIIYSYSKIVSSILRLSSAHGKSKAFSTCASHLSVVALFYCSVLGAYVDSGLSHSSHSTATAALMYTVVTPMLNPFIYSLRNKDIQGALRRLFRTKLLKGLPFLN; this is encoded by the coding sequence ATGGAACCAAAGAACTCCACTGGCATCAAATATTTTCTTCTGCTGGGTTTGTCAGAAGACCCCGAGCTGCAGCCCCTCCTCTTTGGGCTCTTCCTGTCCATGTACCTGATCACTGTGTGGGGAAACCTTCTCCTCATCCTGGCCGTCAGCTCAGACTCCCAcctccacacccccatgtacttcttcctctccAACCTGTCCTTGGTGGACATCTGCCTCACCTCCACCACCATCCCCAAGATGCTGCACAACATCTGGACACAGAGCAAAGCCATCACCTACGCAGGCTGCATCTCACAGATGTACTTTTTCGTGCTCTTCGCAACTTTAGATGACTGTCTCCTGACTGTGATGGCCTATGACCGTTATGTGGCCATCTGTCACCCTTTACACTACACGGTCATCATGAACCCCCAGCTCTGTGGACTCCTGGTGCTGGCGTGTTGGGTCATAAGCGTTGCAAACGCCCTGCTGGAAAGCTGTATGACGTTATCCCTCTCCTTCTGTACACACTTAGAGATCCACTACTTTTTCTGTGAACTCAAACAAGTGGTTCAACTTGCCTGCTCTGACACGTCTCTTAATAATGTGGTGATTACTGTTGCTGCAGGACTCCTAGGTGCAGGACCTCTAGTGGGGATCATTTATTCGTATTCAAAAATAGTATCTTCCATATTAAGACTGTCCTCAGCTCATGGCAAGTCTAAAGCCTTCTCCACCTGTGCGTCTCACCTCTCTGTGGTCGCCTTGTTTTATTGCTCGGTCCTGGGAGCCTATGTGGACTCTGGTCTTTCCCACAGCTCACACTCAACTGCGACAGCTGCGCTGATGTACACGGTGGTCACCCCCATGCTGAACCCCTTCATCTACAGCCTCAGGAACAAAGACATCCAGGGGGCTCTGAGAAGACTCTTCAGAACCAAACTATTAAAAGGCCTGCCGTTTCTGAATTGA